The following proteins come from a genomic window of Oncorhynchus mykiss isolate Arlee chromosome 19, USDA_OmykA_1.1, whole genome shotgun sequence:
- the LOC110498455 gene encoding probable E3 ubiquitin-protein ligase HERC6, giving the protein MFCWGDGSSGQFGLNFENVSVPIAGNIFSDKITEIVCGEQHTLFLTVDGRILSCGRNSKGQLGRQRNRDSKLPAPVEGLGVVVSVACGQDHSVAVCASGQVYSWGAGGEGQLGIAPTTVSKVPRPRPVPIPSPLPITVIQVACGNSHSLALTKGGQVFSWGLNSHGQLGLGKGVPLQPIPALVRSLIGVPVTQVAAGGTHTLALTLPGLVYCCGANRAGQLGLNRVDEKGRFNICSVPALRVVGVSFISCGEAHSAVLTKGGQVFTFGEGSRGQLGHNASANELLPKLVEGMDGLASQIACGSHHTLVLGSSGQLWAFGSGVKGQLGTGITEGCLRPTSVLLERASGGAATVIHNDMKISVGWNSNFIYTAESSEREQPIGRLDKAKLQKWLSMEQGNAEAQREISLMFSTSSSLVASFTKASEIPQAAGALTVDLEAASKVFDQLLNIPWIRKSVNIVPLVENLCISAAIIKSPEIFLILPTISLLHEDHNVMNMVMTLAVFISNHLNETAMKTLKDWWSSLEPSIMTKHILMWKNALSFLLRNGLLVTHNPGVKLLLQLLKQLHKANKRAGRIQKVPASTFYVEEIIGNVIPMEDVKLWRFWSTREDMEEMPVIFCRFPFVLNLICKMAVFNIHAHFSKEVHKLAHRLTVMCPSGTFRDNPESPPAPVFQLTLRRPSLIEDTFRQLGAADHDYFQRELVVQFVEDIKLSLVNKRDFFLHVFEELLAPESEMFMYNDTKTLVWFPAKPRVEEKSYFLFGVLCGMALYNHNIVHLPFPLALFKKMVGVKPSLEDMREFDPVVGGSLRYLLEDYTDDDVEENLDMTFTVIWDDQKVELDPKETGKPVTSFNRKQFVDAYVNLAFNQSAEKVFEEFRRGFFKVCDRDVVELFQPEELRGVMVGKEDYDWDTLKQNTVYDGEYHARHPNIITFWEAFEELTADQKKAFLLFLTGCGRVPILGMDKIQMKVAVLQNSTELHFPESLTCHFLLLLPIYPSKEMLLARLKEACAHNRGFWKE; this is encoded by the exons ATGTTCTGCTGGGGAGACGGTTCGAGTGGACAGTTTGGTCTAAACTTTGAGAATGTgtctgttcctatagcagggaaTATATTCTCTGATAAAATCACAGAAATTGTTTGTGGGGAACAACACACTTTATTTCTCACCGTAGATGGCAGGATCCTATCATGCGGGCGCAACTCAAAGGGACAACTtggcagacagaggaacagagattCAAAACTACCAG CCCCAGTGGAGGGTCTGGGGGTAGTGGTCTCTGTGGCTTGTGGTCAGGACCACTCTGTAGCTGTGTGCGCATCAGGACAGGTCTACTCCTGGGGGGCAGGGGGTGAAGGACAGCTGGGCATCGCACCTACTACTGTCTCCAAAGTCCCCAGGCCAAG ACCAGTTCCAATACCGTCGCCCTTGCCGATAACAGTGATACAGGTTGCTTGTGGAAATTCCCATTCTTTGGCCCTGACTAAAG GAGGACAGGTGTTCTCATGGGGTCTGAACAGCCATGGACAGCTGGGCCTGGGGAAGGGAGTCCCTCTGCAGCCCATACCTGCCCTGGTGCGCTCCCTCATAGGGGTCCCAGTGACTCAGGTAGCAGCCGGAGGAACCCACACTCTGGCCCTCACCCTCCCAGGCCTGGTCTACTGCTGTGGGGCGAACAGGGCTGGGCAGCTGGGACTCAACCGTGTGGATGAGAAAG GCCGGTTCAACATCTGTTCTGTGCCTGCTCTCAGAGTCGTGGGGGTTTCCTTCATCAGCTGTGGAGAGGCACATTCTGCTGTTCTCACCAAG GGTGGACAGGTGTTCACCTTTGGAGAGGGAAGCCGAGGCCAGCTTGGGCACAATGCATCAGCTAACGAACTCCTACCCAAACTGGTAGAGGGTATGGATGGACTGGCCTCACAGATAGCATGTGGCAG CCATCACACCCTGGTGCTGGGGTCCTCAGGTCAACTCTGGGCCTTTGGCAGTGGGGTCAAAGGTCAGCTAGGGACTGGCATTACGGAGGGCTGCTTGCGACCCACCTCAGTGCTGCTGGAAAGGGCTTCTGGTGGGGCAGCAACAGTCATACACAACG acatGAAGATATCAGTGGGATGGAATTCAAACTTCATTTACACTGCTGAG AGTTCTGAAAGAGAACAGCCAATCGGGAGGTTAGATAAAGCCAAGCTGCAAAAATGGCTGTCGATGGAGCAAGGAAATGCAGAGGCGCAAAG AGAAATATCCTTGATGTTCTCAACAAGTTCAAGTCTGGTGGCCAGTTTCACCAAAGCCAG TGAGATTCCACAAGCAGCCGGAGCTTTGACAGTGGACCTAGAGGCTGCTAGCAAGGTTTTCGACCAGCTACTGAACATACCTTGGATTAGGAAATCA GTAAACATTGTGCCACTGGTGGAAAATCTTTGCATTTCAGCAGCTATCATCAAGTCACCAGAGATCTTTCTGATACTACCCACAATCTCTCTTCTCCATGAGGACCACAACGTCATGAACATGGTCATGACATTAGCAGtatttatcagcaaccatctgAACGAAACGGCTATGAAAACTTTAA aaGACTGGTGGTCGTCACTGGAGCCTTCCATCATGACTAAGCACATTCTGATGTGGAAGAATGCCCTGTCATTCCTGCTGAGGAATGGTCTTCTGGTTACCCACAACCCTGGAGTCAAACTCTTGCTACAACTCCTCAAGCAGCTCCACAAA GCAAACAAAAGGGCTGGAAGAATCCAGAAAGTTCCAGCCAGTACCTTTTATGTGGAAGAGATCATTGGTAAcgtcattcctatggaggacgtGAAGCTTTGGCGTTTTTGGTCAACAAGGGAG GATATGGAGGAGATGCCTGTCATCTTTTGCCGTTTCCCATTTGTGTTGAATCTGATATGCAAGATGGCTGTTTTCAACATTCATGCACATTtttcaaag GAGGTTCACAAACTCGCCCACCGGCTGACAGTGATGTGTCCTTCTGGAACGTTCCGAGACAACCCAGAATCTCCCCCTGCTCCAGTCTTCCAGTTGACCTTAAGGCGCCCGTCACTCATCGAAGACACCTTCAGACAACTGGGTGCTGCAGATCATGACTACTTCCAGAGAGAACTTGTG GTGCAGTTTGTGGAGGACATTAAGCTGTCGCTCGTCAACAAAAGGGACTTCTTCCTCCATGTGTTTGAAGAGCTGTTGGCACCAGAGTCTGAGATGTTCATGTACAACGACACCAAGACACTGGTCTGGTTCCCTGCCAAG CccagagtggaggagaagagctACTTCCTGTTTGGTGTCTTGTGTGGCATGGCCCTGTACAACCACAACATTGTACACCTGCCCTTCCCTCTGGCCCTGTTCAAGAAGATGGTGGGGGTCAAGCCCTCACTGGAGGACATGAGAGAGTTTGACCCTGTTGTTGGAGG GAGTTTGCGGTACCTCTTGGAGGACTACACTGATgatgatgttgaagaaaacctggaCATGACCTTCACC GTGATCTGGGATGACCAGAAGGTGGAGCTGGATCCCAAAGAAACAGGAAAACCAGTCACAAGTTTTAACAG GAAGCAGTTTGTTGATGCCTATGTGAACCTTGCCTTCAACCAATCAGCGGAGAAGGTGTTTGAAGAGTTCAGGAGAGGCTTCTTCAAGGTGTGTGACAGGGACGTGGTGGAGTTGTTCCAGCCTGAGGAGCTCAGGGGAGTCATGGTGGGGAAAGAGGACTACGACTGGGACACGCTCAAACAG AACACTGTGTATGATGGAGAGTATCATGCCAGACATCCCAACATCATCACATTCTGGGAGGCTTTTGAGGAACTGACAGCTGACCAAAAGAAAGCTTTCCTCC tGTTCCTGACGGGCTGTGGTCGCGTTCCTATCCTGGGCATGGACAAGATCCAGATGAAGGTGGCAGTCCTGCAGAACTCTACTGAACTACATTTCCCAGAATCCCTTACCTGCCACTTCCTACTGCTGCTGCCCATCTACCCCTCCAAGGAGATGCTGCTGGCCAGGCTCAAAGAGGCATGTGCCCACAACAGAGGCTTCTGGAAGGAGTAA